Genomic window (Coregonus clupeaformis isolate EN_2021a unplaced genomic scaffold, ASM2061545v1 scaf0034, whole genome shotgun sequence):
TGGTACCTCGTTGAAGTGCTCTTCGGGGTACTGGCCAAGGGCCACCTGCATATGGAGAATAATCGAAGTTAGAGAAATATTGCTAGTAACAATATCATTAACATTAAAAAGCACACGTAAATAGGATATTTTGTACCTAAATATAGTATTTTGTGCCTAGATTACATTGATAATAGATCATGAAAGATGACAGACTCACAAAGTCACTGGATTGCTTGCTAAGGAGCCACATGGTAGACATGCCCTGTGCTGTGGTGCCGACATCTGGGAAGGTCTCCAGCATGGTGCGCTCAGTAGACTGCCCCTTAGTGGTGGGAGGTGGCTGTTGCAGGGAGATGGGGGTGTTGGGCATCCAGCCACCATAGTCATACTGTAACATGAAGAAGAATGACTGATTATTACTGACGTCCGATATGGTGGTATTCTGAAATGATGATATGATAGAGGCAAGGAATACTGCAAAACCTTGCAACATTTTAACAAATATGTCTCTTCCTAAATTATAGATAAGGCAGATAATGGCAGTAGCGCTTAGATTTAGCTTAATAACAccagtggtagaaaaagtactcaattgttatacttgagtaaaagtaaagatactttaatagaaaatgactcaaataaaagtaagtcacccagtaaaatactacttgagtaaaagtctaaaagtatttggttttagtTATGTATCAAAAGTCAATGGAATTGCTCAAATGtacttcagtatcaaaagtaaaactaTACACCATTTATAATTCCCTGTATTAAGAAAACCAGACGtcaccattttatttttattttttattgatggatagccaggagcacactccaatactcagacataatttacaaacaaagcatgtgtgtttagtgagtccgccagggatgttctcttcataagtgtgtgaattggaccattttcttgtCAAAAtctaacgagtacttttgggtgtcagtgaaaatgtatggagtaaaaagtacattattttcattaggaatgtagtgaagtaaaagtaaaagttgggggaaatataaatagtaaagtaacgTACAGATAACctaaaaaaactacttaagtagtactttaaagtatttttacttaagtactttacaccactgaataaAACCCTTGGAAAAAAAAGTATACGGGCTACGCTACACCCACCTGTCCAGAGTTGACAGCAGAATGTTGGCCTGAGCTGGTGAAGATCACCACGGTGACGAACTTGACGACCTCTGGCACAGTGGAGAAAGACTGAGGGATTCCTGGACAGAAAGGTAAGAACCGAGAAAGAGGTGTGCGGTGAATGGAGTTATGCCAGGGGAGCTGGGTGGACTGTTACTAATAAGACAGTCAAGTCCATGGAAGTTGTGAGTTATGCCAGGGAAGTTACGGTCCAGACACAAAAAACATTGTTAAAAACAAGACATTTCACCATACGTCATTACCACCCCCCCACCTATTACCCTGTACATAGTCACCTGTGCATTCTTGAGCCAGGAAGCCATGGTCAAAGATATCCTTGATCCAGTTCTGTAGTTCCTCGTCTTCCCGGACCTCTGAGTCACTCTTGTAATAGAAACCAATCACTCCCTCTACGAACCTATAGCGAAGACGGAAGAACAAAGGAAGAGGATATCATATCTATGTAGAGCTATGCTCACACTGTAGATTCTACCAGCGGATTATACTGTACTACCACCACGTAGGTCTGCTCTGTCGTAGCCTACCTGTGGATGATGTTCCACAGCTTGAGTCCATCATCCCTGTAGTAGTTGTTGGGGACTGACTCCAGACCTCGGGCAGTGATGTCTTCCGGCATACAGAGGGAGCTGTAGGTCAATGAGGCCACAGATCTCCTCAGGATCTCAATCATCCCCTCTCCGCCCGAAGCGGCAAACTACAACGTCCGATGATACAGGGGTTAGGGGAAAAGCTTTAATAAAATATACACCTATACTCACTTAAAAAGTTACATGATTACATAATTATGTAACGTTATAATGTACTTGAACTAAGCTGCAATATTACACTGGTTCTATGAGAGATAGTGAACCTCCCAGCAAGTATgatgtggtcctttgtagctcagttggtagagcatggctcttgaaacgccagggtactgggttcgattcccgggaccacccatacgtaaaatatatgcacgcatgactaagtcgctgtggataaaagcgtctgctaaatggcatatattaagtTACTTGGTGGTACTGTAGGTTCACTAAAAGAAAATACAACTGAATGTATGCTGACTCTGACACAACTTCCATGGACGTGTGattcctaatatggacaccacaCACTTCTATCGAAACAGTTCACTCAGTAGCCTACCTTAGTGAAAACTCCTTCATCAGCTATCAGAAATGCCCGGGCCAAGAGGTTGATCTGGAGGGTGTAGCGGGTGTGTGGAATCAGAAGCTAAAGCAGTAAACCAGGGTGGAGAGAAGGATGGATGGTCAACAATCCCAAGAGAGAAACTGGCATTAGTAAGGACAGTCTGGAGGACCACATTAGAAATAAGTGTATAAGACTTCAATGTGTCAATCATGgtgcaaacacaccaagacagttgtgaagggggctcgacaatgcctattccccttcaggagactgaaaagatttggcatgggtccccagatcctcaaaaagttctacagctgcaccatcgagagcatcctgactggttgcatcaactgctcggcctccgaccgcaaggcactacagagggtagtgtgtacggcccagtatttattatctatgcatagtcactttacccctacctacatgtacaaattacctcgagtaacctgtacccccgtacattgacttggtactggtaccccctctATATagactcgttattgttattttattgtgttacttttttaaactTCAGTTTATttcgtaaatattttcttaactctattttcttacaactgcattgttgattaagggcttgtaagtaagcatttcacggtaaggtctacacctgttgtattcggcgcatgtgacaaataaaatttgatccACGGAGCACTATACTTTTTAACTGGACATGCTATGTTATGCTATATTATGTTATGCtatattatgttatgttatgttatgctatgctatattatgttatgttatgctatattatgttatgctatattatgttatgttatgttatgttatgctatattatgttatgtgatgttatgctatgttatgttatgctatattatgttatgctatattatgttatgctatattatgttatgtgatgttatgctatattatgttatgctatgttatgttatgctatattatgttatgtgatgttatgctatattatgttatgctatattatgttatgctatattatgttatgtgatgttatgctatattatgttatgttatgttatgctatattatgttatgtgatgttatgctatattatgttatgtgatgttatgctatattatgttatgttatgttatgctatattatgttatgctatattatgttatgctatattatgttatgttatgttatgttatgctatattatgttatgctatgttatattatgttatgctataatatgttatgctatattatgttatgctatattatgttatgttatgctatattatgttatgctatattatgttatgttatgttatgctatattatgtgatgttatgctatattatgttatgttatgttatgctatattatgttatgctatattatgttatgttatgctatattatgttatgctatattatgttatgtgatgttatgctatattatgttatgtgatgttatgctatattatgttatgctatattatgttatgctatattatgttatgctatattatgttatgttatgttatgctatattatgttatgtgatgttatgctatattatgttatgctatattatgttatgctatattatgttatgctatattatgttatgttatgttatgctatgttatgttatgctatattatgttatgctatgttatgttatgctatattatgttatgtgatgttatgctatattatgttatgctatattatgttatgttatgttatgttatgttatgctatattaagttatgctatattatgttatgctatattatgttatgttatgttatgctatattatgttatgctatattatgttatgctatattatgttatgttatgttatgttatgctatattatgttatgctatgttatgctatattatgttatgtgatgttatgctatattatgttatgctatattatgttatgctatattatgttatgctatattatgttatgctatgttatgctatattatgttatgctatgttatgctatattatgttatgtgatgttatgctatattatgttatgctatattatgttatgctatattatgttatgctatattatgttatgctatattatgttatgttatgttatgctatattatgtgatgttatgctatattatgttatgctatattatgttatgttatgctatattatgttatgctatgttatgctatattatgttatgtgatgttatgctatattatgttatgctatattatgttatgtgatgttatgctatgttatgttatgtgatgttatgctatattatgttatgctatattatgttatgctatattatgttatgtgatgttatgctatgttatgttatgttatgctatattatgttatgctatattatgttatgttatgttatgctatgttatgttatgctatattatgctatgttatgttatgctatgttatgttatgctatattatgttatgtgattttatgctatattatgttatgctatattatgttatgttatgttatgctatattatgttatgctatattatgttatgctatgttatgttatgctatattatgttatgctatattatgttatgtgatgttatgctatattatgttatgctatattatgttatgctatattatgttatgctatattatattatgtgatgttatgctatgttatgttatgctatattatgttatgctatattatgttatgctatattatgttatgtgatgttatgctatattatgttatgctatattatgttatgttatattatgttatgttatgttatgctatattatgttatgctatattatgttatgctatattatgttatgtgatgttatgctatattatgttatgctatattatgttatgctatattatgttatgtgatgttatgctatattatgttatgctatgttatgctatattatgttatgtgatgttatgctatattatgttatgctatattatgttatgtgatgttatgctatgttatgttatgctatattatgttatgttatgtgatgttatgctatgttatgttatgttatgttatgctatattatgttatgctatgttatgttatgttatgctatGCTATGTTGTGCTATGTTATATTAGTGCTATGTTATATTATGCTATGTTATGCTATGCTATGTTATGTTATGCTATATTATGCTTTGCTATATTATGTTATGCTATATTAtgctcagtggaggctgctgatgggaggacggctcataataatggctggaatggagtgaatggcaTAAAAcgcatggaaaccatgtatttgataccattccactctttccgctccagccattaccacgagcccgtcctccccaattaaggtgccaccaacctcctgtggttatGCTATGTTATGCTGTGCTGTGTTATGTACCTTGTAGAGAGGGTGCACCATGGGCATGTTGCGCAACAGTGCTACGGCGAACACTTCAGCCAGGAGGTGAGTGCGCAGCAGGTGGACGTTGAGCTGGTGCTCTTGAAAGTCGGCGCTCCTCACAAAGATCTTGGCCAGGAGCCAGTCATACTCAGAGTCAGTAGGAAGAAAGATGGGGTTGTCTTCTCCAGGCTCCTGCTTCAGCTGTGGGGAGATAGAGTGTTAGGGACCCCATAGATGGCTAACAGCAACATAATCACTATTTAACCTCtaaaggatcggaccctttttttcaattttcgcctaaaatgacaaacccaaatctaactgcctgtagctcaggacctgaagcaagaatATGATGCAtattcttataataataataataataatataatatgccatttagcagacgcttttatccaaagcgacttagtcatgtgtgcatacatttttaggtatgggtggtcccggggattgaacccactaccctggcgttacaagcgccatgctctaccgattgagctacagaggaccatttgaaaggaaacacttttgaAGTTTgcggaaatgtgaaattaatgtaggagtatataacacattagatctggtaaaagataaaacaaacaaaaaaacatgcgttttcccAAAAAAATAAGttccatctttgaaatgcaagagaaaggccacaatataatattgcagtttaggagCAATTTAGATtctggccactagatggaagcagtgtgtgtgcaaagtttcagattgatccagtgaagctttgcaatactggactattttgtataaagtatgcccaaatgtgccgaattggtcaattgatacattttcaagtacataactacagagaactgaatgcattcaactgaaatgtgtcttacgcatttaacccaacccctatgagacagagaggtgcggggggctgccttaattgacATCCACGTCATTGGCACCTGGGGAACagagggttaactgccttgctcaggggcagaatgacagatttttaccttgtcagctctgggattcgatccagcaacctttcggttactggcccaatgctcctacctgccgcccctagccATGGTATGAAAGGGTTTCAACTCAGGGCTAATCAACTTGGGGCTCTATGCATTCTAGCGCGTTGTGGAACACACCTCATTATTccttattttccagagaacgcatagcccctcgttgattattcCCTACTTATTTCACAAGACACTTTCACTGGCCATAGTCATATTTAACATATAATGGCATAAtaatgtaaccggtgtgaaatgtcactcgctctgagaacttgaagtagttgtttcccttgctctgcttTTGTGGAGTGActggtaacggtgcttcgaggatgactgttgtcgatgtgtgcagagggtccctggttcaagccaaggtaggggcgaggagagggacggaagcaaaactgttacaaTAACACAACAGATAAGATAAACTAGAATGATGCTCTCACTCAAAAAGAGCATTGAGCAAACCATGCCCCCAAAACAATTATGAGCTGCCCTCCCCTACGTTTGAATTATCACTAAAAGAGGAAAGAACCCTTTTCTGAACTGCAAAGAAGCATTGAAGGACTCAAAGGTTTCACATAaaaccatcacccttcccaaagaacccttgatAAACACTATTTTTTAAGTGTTTAGTGCTGCATTAATTAAAAGCATTTGAAGACACTATCAAAAATATTTTCTTTGGGCACTGTCAGatacagtggaggctggtggagggAAACATGTGCAGGACGGGCTAGTCGTAATGGCTGGAACGTAAAGAATGGAACGGTAGtaacgagcccgtcctccccatttcTACCTCCACCAGCCTCCCCTGGTATGTGGGCTCTCTGAGGAAGATTGAAACATGATGGGTTTACACACTCTCTCACTTCTAATGGTCTCCGTGGCTGTGGTCTACACTCCAACGTTAGTTACATCAACCTTACCTGGATGGCGATGGGCATCAGTTTGTCATCGGGGGTTCTGTAGAGCAGGACCAGAGGAGCCACCATGTACTGTTTTTTCCTATTGATCACGTTTGCCTTTATTCCATCCAGGTTCTTGTAGTCAAGCAGGAATATGTTGCCGCTCTGTTTTGGATAGGATGACATGGGAGAATAAATCCAAAAGCTGCTGTAGAATAGAATGCACAAATGCAACAGGTTAGGATAACGGTTAACTTTCTTGGTGTTTTGGAATGGGCAAGATATTGTAGCTGTGTGTTTACGAGGATTATCCCAAAAAATATCCAATAAAGTTATGTTTGCGATTACTTTCTTGGATTTTAGGGTTACCATCCCCCACAAAAAACATCAAAGAAAGTAATACTGGGATTACTTTCttatatgtttttttattttttcaggaACCAGGTTTCCCTCCAACGTTTTTATGTGAGTGAAGTACATGTCGGATAGAAGATGTCAccacaggcctgatggaaacagaacctTTGTCTGTAAACTTTCAgcatgtcgacaaaacaaaataggcTAGAGAAGGTTGGatatttttgtgtcggtaaaacgTATTATGCGTGAAATGGTGGTGGAATGGTGCTTTTATGCGCAAAAATTGATATAATACCCATTATAtctaagtaaacttggagtcacacaatgatttgttgtgtggtcctcccactacgacacTGGAAAACCATcaatttattaggctacagattacaTTTACTACAGAagtaaattatgatgaacttcgcAGGGTAGTGAACGTGCACAgagatgagcttgatgctcctttccaataaatatcc
Coding sequences:
- the LOC121556746 gene encoding hydroperoxide isomerase ALOXE3, which encodes MAKYKVTVHTHNIATATTMNNVFIKLVGENGESKRTWLTSLKGGFYQGTASREFDVECPSSLGTLVLIELDKQTLPFFPQDAWFPSKVVVTTPEGDTCQFPIYRWIMDKEVHLFREGTAKRLCDETNHLARYSREKEMKTRTEQYCWDTYKEGFPGSMKSDNPLDLPCEVQFSFTKATQFLFTAATGITELKLKGYSDSKKNWKNIDELSKVFCCNRTVISEYAQAHWKEDEFFGYQYLNGSNPMLIRRCSELPAKFPVTEDMVKPSLRGSSSLQRELQSGNIFLLDYKNLDGIKANVINRKKQYMVAPLVLLYRTPDDKLMPIAIQLKQEPGEDNPIFLPTDSEYDWLLAKIFVRSADFQEHQLNVHLLRTHLLAEVFAVALLRNMPMVHPLYKLLIPHTRYTLQINLLARAFLIADEGVFTKFAASGGEGMIEILRRSVASLTYSSLCMPEDITARGLESVPNNYYRDDGLKLWNIIHRFVEGVIGFYYKSDSEVREDEELQNWIKDIFDHGFLAQECTGIPQSFSTVPEVVKFVTVVIFTSSGQHSAVNSGQYDYGGWMPNTPISLQQPPPTTKGQSTERTMLETFPDVGTTAQGMSTMWLLSKQSSDFVALGQYPEEHFNEVPPCRMIEKFQAELKVFSETINARNSGLPVPYTYMDPAVVENSVAI